In the Setaria italica strain Yugu1 chromosome VI, Setaria_italica_v2.0, whole genome shotgun sequence genome, one interval contains:
- the LOC101773007 gene encoding uncharacterized protein LOC101773007 → MEKKALALALLVSVALLLRAPQPATAQVFCRSQFNLANEACSMRNFIPGGPGVRRGVLPRLQQQLNETAVVEQQLNETAVVEQQHRSDDDEDNNESGGSGRSRRSSRHRHQHQHRHSEEGGEEDPRDTACCRRLMGLDNSCVCQATARLPAFMNSVRHSITLTPIDGCEISFDCPGPLF, encoded by the coding sequence ATGGAGAAGAAGGCACTGGCCTTAGCTCTCCTGGTGTCGGTCGCCCTCCTCCTGCGAGCGCCCCAGCCGGCAACCGCCCAGGTGTTCTGCCGGTCGCAGTTCAACCTGGCCAACGAGGCGTGCAGCATGCGCAACTTCATCCCGGGCGGCCCCGGGGTGCGGCGCGGGGTGCTGCCgcggctgcagcagcagctcaaCGAGACCGCCGTCGTCGAGCAGCAGCTCAACGAGACTGCCGTCGTCGAGCAGCAGCAccggagcgacgacgacgaagacaaCAACGagagcggcgggagcgggagaaGCCGGCGGTCGTCGCGGCaccggcaccagcaccagcaccggCACAGCGAGGAGGGGGGAGAGGAGGACCCCCGCGACACGgcgtgctgccgccgcctcatGGGCCTCGACAACTCGTGCGTGTGCCAGGCCACCGCCCGGCTCCCGGCCTTCATGAACTCCGTCAGGCACTCCATCACGCTCACGCCCATCGATGGATGCGAGATTTCCTTCGACTGCCCCGGCCCGCTCTTCTAG
- the LOC101780051 gene encoding dehydration-responsive element-binding protein 1E translates to MDDRRIRVSFSDPDATDSDSGDDPTSGARATTKSAGKTEIVILYGNSSTSAMKNPVAGCSRSNAVGSSSALAAPASIGKRAFMSAPTRRYRGVYERQPGRWAAEFRSHRLKVRHWVGTFATEEEAKAAYDAIEREFISSPRCGRQQPASERAGNGGGVRRASHPPPDDNRQIVLALTTATTRMLLPPAGATTVSVSVPSAPCVSSSTSASPPTPFQDAQLHDDAPPSVHSFWADEPADEDLVGLADLAHLPLPLPFSGANMDFDPADLSLFDNGFL, encoded by the coding sequence ATGGATGATCGGAGGATCCGGGTTTCCTTCTCCGACCCTGACGCAACCGATTCCGACTCCGGCGACGATCCAACTTCCGGCGCCCGTGCAACCACGAAATCAGCCGGCAAGACCGAGATCGTAATCTTGTACGGCAATAGCAGCACCAGCGCCATGAAGAACCCTGTTGCTGGGTGTAGTCGATCGAATGCAGTAGGGTCGTCGTCAGCGTTGGCTGCTCCGGCGAGCATTGGGAAGCGCGCCTTCATGTCGGCCCCGACGAGGCGGTATCGCGGCGTGTACGAGCGGCAGCCCggccggtgggcggcggagTTCCGGAGCCACCGGCTCAAGGTCCGGCACTGGGTCGGCACGTTCGCCACCGAGGAGGAGGCCAAGGCTGCCTACGACGCCATCGAGAGGGAGTTCATCTCGTCGCCGCGCTGTGGCCGGCAGCAGCCGGCGTCGGAGCGCGCTGGCAATGGCGGTGGCGTTCGCAGAGCGTCGCATCCACCGCCAGATGACAATCGACAGATTGTACTGGCtctgacgacggcgacgactaGGATGCTTCTGCCGCCGGCGGGTGCGACGACCGTGTCCGTTTCTGTTCCGTCCGCGCCATGCGTCTCCTCCTCGAcctcggcgtcgccgccgacgccttTCCAGGATGCGCAACTGCACGACGATGCGCCGCCGAGTGTTCACTCGTTCTGGGCGGACGAGCCTGCCGACGAGGATCTCGTAGGGCTTGCAGATCTTGCGCACCTGCCACTGCCATTGCCCTTCTCGGGTGCCAACATGGACTTTGATCCGGCTGATTTGTCACTGTTTGATAATGGATTCTTGTGA